The window GGGCGGCCCCTCGGCGCCGGGGGCCGCCCCCGTGCGGGTGGTGTCAGGCCTTCCGCGCGCGGGTGGCCTTCTTCGCGGCCGGCTTGTCGCCCGCCGTCTTCGCGGTCGCCCTCGCCGTCGCCGTCCGGCGGGCGGTCGCCGTCTTCGCGGCCACCGCCGTCTTCGCGGCGGCCTTGCCGGCCGGCCTGCGGGCGGCCGGCACCGTGGCATCGGCGACCCGGTCCGCACCGAGGACGTCCTGGAGGAACTTCCCGGTGTGGCTGGCGGGCACCGAGGCGACGTGCTCGGGGGTGCCCTCCGCGATCACGAGGCCACCGCCGCTGCCGCCCTCGGGGCCCATGTCGACGACCCAGTCGGCGGTCTTGATCACGTCGAGGTTGTGCTCGATGACGATCACCGTGTTGCCCTTGTCGACCAGGCCCGACAGCACCGAGATGAGCTTGCTGATGTCCTCGAAGTGCAGACCGGTCGTCGGCTCGTCCAGGACGTAGACCGTGCGGCCGGTGGAGCGCTTCTGCAGCTCGCTCGCCAGCTTCACGCGCTGCGCCTCGCCGCCGGAGAGGGTCGGCGCGGACTGGCCGAGCCTGACGTAGCCGAGGCCGACCTCGTTGAGCGTGCGGAGGTGGCGGGCGATCGTCGGGACGGCCTCGAAGAACTCCAGGCCCTCCTCGATGGGCATGTCCAGCACCTCGGCGATGGACTTGCCCTTGTAGTGGACCTCCAGGGTCTCCCGGTTGTAGCGCGCACCGTGGCAGACCTCGCACGGGACGTACACGTCGGGGAGGAAGTTCATCTCGATCTTGATCGTGCCGTCACCGGAGCAGTTCTCGCACCGGCCGCCCTTGACGTTGAAGGAGAAGCGGCCCGGCAGGTAGCCGCGCACCTTCGCCTCCATGGTCTCGGCGAACAGCCTGCGGACGTGGTCGAACACACCGGTGTACGTCGCCGGGTTGGACCGGGGCGTGCGGCCGATGGGCGACTGGTCGACGTGCACGACCTTGTCGACGAGGTCGTCGCCGTCGACCCGGGTGTGCCGCCCGGGGACCGACTTGGCGCCGTTGAGCTCGCGTGCCAGGTGGGTGTAGAGGATGTCGTTGACCAGGGTCGACTTGCCCGAACCCGATACGCCCGTGACGGCCGTGAGCACGCCGAGCGGGAAGGAGACGTCGATGTCCTGGAGGTTGTTCTCGCGGGCGCCGTGCACCGTGAGCAGGCGCTTGGGGTCGACGGGGCGCCGGACGTCCGGCATCTCGATGGTCCGCCGGCCCGAGAGGTACTGCCCGGTGATCGACTCCTTGTTGGCGAGGAGTTCCTTGAGCGACCCCGAGTGGACGACCTTGCCCCCGTGCTCGCCGGCGCCGGGGCCGATGTCGACGACCCAGTCCGCGACCTTGATCGTGTCCTCGTCGTGCTCGACGACGATGAGCGTGTTGCCCATGTCACGGAGCCGGACCAGGGTCTCGATGAGCCGGTGGTTGTCGCGCTGGTGCAGCCCGATGGACGGCTCGTCCAGGACGTAGAGCACGCCGACGAGACCGGAGCCGATCTGGGTGGCGAGCCGGATGCGCTGGGCCTCGCCGCCGGACAGGGTGCCCGCGGCGCGGTTCAGCGAGAGGTAGTCGAGGCCGACGTCCACGAGGAACCGCAGCCGCTCGTTGACCTCCTTGAGCACCCGCTCGGCGATCTTCTTGTCGCGGGCGTTCAGCTTGAGGCGGCCGAGGAACTCGGCGCACTCGCTGATCGACATCGCGGCGACCTCGGCGATGGACCTCTCCATCACCGTGACGGCGAGCACCAGGGGCTTGAGCCGGGTGCCCTCGCACGTCGGGCAGGCCACCTCGCGCATGTAGCCCTCGAGCCGCTCCCTGCTGGAGTCGCTCTCGGCCTCGGAGTGACGCCGCTTGACGTACTGGACGGCGCCTTCGAAGCGGGGGGTGGTGTAGGCGCGCTCGCGGCCGTACCTGTTGCGGTAGCGCACCTCGGTCTGGATCTTGTGGCCGTGGAGCAGGGCCTTCTTGGCGCGCTGCGGCAGTCCGGCCCACGGGATGTCCGTACGGAAGCCGAGGGCCTCCGCCAGCGCGTCGATCTGGCGCCCGAAGTACTCCTTGGTGTGGCCGTGCGACCAGGGGTGGATCGCACCCTCGTCCAGGGACTTGTCCTCGTCCGGGACGATCAGCTCCGGGTCCACCTCCATCCGCGTGCCGATGCCCGTGCAGTCGGGGCAGGCGCCGAAGGGCGAGTTGAAGGAGAAGGAGCGGGGCTCCAGCTCCTCGAAGGAGAGGTCGTCGTACGGGCAGTAGAGGTGCTCGGAGTACATCCGCTCACGCTCGGGGTCGTCCTGCTCAAGGTCGACGAAGTCGAGGACGACCATGCCGCCCGAGAGGCCCAGCGCGGTCTCGACGGAGTCGGTCAGCCGGCGCTTGGCGCTGTCCTTCACCGTGAGGCGGTCGATGACCACCTCGATGGTGTGCTTCTCCTGCTTCTTGAGCGTGGGCGGCTCGGACAGCTGGATCGTCTCGCCGTCCACCCGGGCCCTGCTGTAGCCCTTGGTCTGGAGGTCGGCGAAGAGGTCGACGAACTCGCCCTTGCGCTCGCGCACCAGCGGGGAGAGGACCTGGAAGCGGCTGCCCTCGGGCAGGTCCAGCACCTTGTCCACGATGGCCTGCGGCGACTGGCGCGAGATCGGCCGGTGGCACTCGGGGCAGTGCGGCTTGCCGATCCTGGCGAAGAGCAGCCGGAGGTAGTCGTACACCTCCGTGATCGTGCCGACCGTCGAGCGCGGGTTGCGCGAGGTCGACTTCTGGTCGATGGAGACGGCGGGCGAGAGGCCTTCGATGAAGTCCACGTCCGGCTTGTCCATCTGGCCGAGGAACTGGCGGGCGTACGAGGAGAGGGACTCCACGTAGCGCCGCTGCCCCTCGGCGAAGATCGTGTCGAACGCGAGGGAGGACTTGCCCGATCCGGAGAGCCCGGTGAAGACGATGAGGGAGTCACGGGGCAGATCGAGCGAGACGTTCTTCAGGTTGTGCTCGCGCGCGCCACGGACGATGAGACGGTCGGCCACGCCGGTCCGCACCTTTCTGGAGAGAAGCGGGGGAACTGAGCCCCCGTCCCAGGGTATGGGGGGCGCCACAGCGATGTATGAAGCTTTCGACTCCGAGCGTATAGCACGCACATTCGATTTACGGACGACCGCAGACACCTTCACCCGAACGAGTGTCGGAGGCTACGCTCGGCGCATGATCGATCATGCGCGTGACCTGGAAGCTGTACGTGAAGCGACCGATCGGCTGCTCAGTGCCACGGGCGGGACGGACGACGCGTTCCTGGCCGGAGCCTCACGTCTGCCGGGCTGGAGCCGCGGCCATGTTCTCGCCCATGTGTCACGTAACGCCGACGCCCTCGTAAATGTTCTCCGGGGGCGTCCGATGTACGCGAACAGCGAAACCCGGGACGCGGACATCGAGCGGGACGGGCCGCGCCCGATCGAGGAGCAGCTCGCCGATCTGCGCGACAGCGGGGCCGCCTTCCTGGCCGCCGCCGCGGCGCCGGCCGACTGGTCGCGCACGGTCGCCCTGCGCAACGGCGTGACGGACTCCGCCTCCCGGATCCCCTTCCGCCGGTGGGTGGAGGTCGAACTGCACCACGTGGACCTCGGGGCGGGCTACGAGCTGGAGGACCTGCCGGAGGAGTTCGTGGTCAGGGAGAACGACTTCCTCGCGGAGCGGTTCGCCGGACACCCCGGTGTCGTCCCCACCACGGCGGTCACCGAGGACGGCCGGATCTGGACCACCGGGGGCGGCGCCGACGGCCCCGCGGTCACGGTCAGGGGCAGCGCCACGGACATCCTCGGCTGGCTCTGCGGACGCCGCGACGGCTCCGCACTCACCGCCGAAGGCGGGAGCCTCCCCGCACTGCCTCCGCTATAGGCTGCGTCACATGACGTACAGCGGAGCGGTGAGGGTCGGCGGACCCGCGGACGTGCACGAACTGACGGATCTCATGATCTCGAAGGTCGCCGTCGGGCCGATGAACAACAACGCGTATCTGCTGCGCTGCCGGAACACGGGTGAGCAGCTCCTGATCGACGCCGCCGCGGAGGCCGGGATCCTGCTGCGCCTGATCGGCGGGGACGGCATCGCGTCCGTCGTGACGACGCACCGGCACGGCGACCACTGGCAGGCACTGGCCGACGTGGTGGCCGCGACCGGAGCGCGCACGTACGCCGGGAGGTACGACGCCGAGGG is drawn from Streptomyces sp. NBC_00178 and contains these coding sequences:
- the uvrA gene encoding excinuclease ABC subunit UvrA, giving the protein MADRLIVRGAREHNLKNVSLDLPRDSLIVFTGLSGSGKSSLAFDTIFAEGQRRYVESLSSYARQFLGQMDKPDVDFIEGLSPAVSIDQKSTSRNPRSTVGTITEVYDYLRLLFARIGKPHCPECHRPISRQSPQAIVDKVLDLPEGSRFQVLSPLVRERKGEFVDLFADLQTKGYSRARVDGETIQLSEPPTLKKQEKHTIEVVIDRLTVKDSAKRRLTDSVETALGLSGGMVVLDFVDLEQDDPERERMYSEHLYCPYDDLSFEELEPRSFSFNSPFGACPDCTGIGTRMEVDPELIVPDEDKSLDEGAIHPWSHGHTKEYFGRQIDALAEALGFRTDIPWAGLPQRAKKALLHGHKIQTEVRYRNRYGRERAYTTPRFEGAVQYVKRRHSEAESDSSRERLEGYMREVACPTCEGTRLKPLVLAVTVMERSIAEVAAMSISECAEFLGRLKLNARDKKIAERVLKEVNERLRFLVDVGLDYLSLNRAAGTLSGGEAQRIRLATQIGSGLVGVLYVLDEPSIGLHQRDNHRLIETLVRLRDMGNTLIVVEHDEDTIKVADWVVDIGPGAGEHGGKVVHSGSLKELLANKESITGQYLSGRRTIEMPDVRRPVDPKRLLTVHGARENNLQDIDVSFPLGVLTAVTGVSGSGKSTLVNDILYTHLARELNGAKSVPGRHTRVDGDDLVDKVVHVDQSPIGRTPRSNPATYTGVFDHVRRLFAETMEAKVRGYLPGRFSFNVKGGRCENCSGDGTIKIEMNFLPDVYVPCEVCHGARYNRETLEVHYKGKSIAEVLDMPIEEGLEFFEAVPTIARHLRTLNEVGLGYVRLGQSAPTLSGGEAQRVKLASELQKRSTGRTVYVLDEPTTGLHFEDISKLISVLSGLVDKGNTVIVIEHNLDVIKTADWVVDMGPEGGSGGGLVIAEGTPEHVASVPASHTGKFLQDVLGADRVADATVPAARRPAGKAAAKTAVAAKTATARRTATARATAKTAGDKPAAKKATRARKA
- a CDS encoding maleylpyruvate isomerase family mycothiol-dependent enzyme is translated as MIDHARDLEAVREATDRLLSATGGTDDAFLAGASRLPGWSRGHVLAHVSRNADALVNVLRGRPMYANSETRDADIERDGPRPIEEQLADLRDSGAAFLAAAAAPADWSRTVALRNGVTDSASRIPFRRWVEVELHHVDLGAGYELEDLPEEFVVRENDFLAERFAGHPGVVPTTAVTEDGRIWTTGGGADGPAVTVRGSATDILGWLCGRRDGSALTAEGGSLPALPPL